CAAAAGTGAAagcatccctgctgccctgtgGGGATGAGCACGATGGCAGCGCTGGGACAAGGTCCCCCCCTCCTTGCAAAGTCCCCGGGTGGGGGTGGAACCCACCTTTCGTGACAGCCACATCCTGCCTGGGGGACCGGGGTGCGCTGGTTCCCGTCTGCTTCAGGAACTCGGCTCGGATCCCCAGCCCGCGGGAGCCCTTGGGCGAGGAATCGGGTTTGGtgcccgcggggctgcggggagagCGGGGGGCGCTCAGGAGGGGCACAGTTGGGGCATCAGCCCCGTGCAAAACCTCCCAGTAAACACCAGCATCTCTCCTGGGCTGCCCAGTATCCTGGGGCTGCACCCCACACTGGGTACCGGGGGTTCCTGGGGGGCACTGAGCCCCTTTAACCCTTTGCTCAGTGACTGTTTGGCTGAATCGCGCCCCCCCCAGCCTCCTGAGGGAAGCGGCGTGCCGCTGGCACTGCTCCATCACTTGAAAATGGAGGTGAATAAAGCgctgggggtcccggtgccCACCGCCCTCCCGTCCGTACCTCACTTTCCGGTAGTCATTTAACTTCTTGTTGATAAGCGCTTGGCTGGCAAAACCGGGGTCCTGGgggggcagagagaagaggggaagggagagctTGAGCAGCGTGGCCACCGGTGGCCCCGGGCAAgtccacgctctgccgggcacCGTGCAGGGCCGGCAGGACCAGGCGAGGGCAGGACGGGGTCCCCGCTGCCCTGAACCAGCCGCTGCGGTGCCTGTGGCTCCTTGTCACGATGTGAGGGGTCTGAGCCAGCCGCAGAGGCTTGAGGACAAGCACGTCCCTCCATGGCACGCGTGGCTCCGTCTGCCCACGCCGGGCACACCCGTGGCACCGCGCAGCATCCGAAAACACGTGCCCATCCCTGCAGGACGCTGCCCGCAGGgtcctgcccagcagcaccgcaACCCCAGCGGGTGCCCAGACAGCTCCGCGTGCTCCGACCTGGCAACTTCTTCCCCATGCCGGTGCTGCCGGCTACGCCAATTCCTTGGCACCCTCCAGTGCCACAGAGAACCAGAGACCATTCCAAGCTCAACGCACCCTCCAGGGCCGGAGCCTGCCACAACCCTGGCACAATCGCTGCAACCAAACGAGGCCACCGTGGCCATCCCAGCACCACGGAGAGACGGCACGCAGCCAGCCCAGTGCCGGCACACCCAGCACGGCAACAGCACATCCAGCCCAGCAGATCATCCTTCGCTGGAGCCCgcagccccagggagcagctctcccCATCTCAGACCCGAGCAACTCATTGCACAGAGCACGGCTGCCCAGCGAGGGCTCAGCCCCGACCCAGCGCCAGCCCCGCGCAGACACCAAGCACAATACTCGCAGGGATCTCCCTGACAAATCTCTGTCAGACACGGCAACCGCGGCAGAGCCACGTGGACTCCTCTCCCATCAAACGCTGCCGGTGGATCCGGCACCGACCCTGCCTGGAAGCACCGGTGCGGCACATGGAGAACCGTTCCACTGAACAACCTGGTACGGCACATGGAGAACCGTGCCACCGCGCACCCCAGTGCAGCACACCGAGAGCCGTGCCACCGAACACCCCAGAGCCGCGTTCTTCTTGGACACAGCGACGACCGCGAGTCCCTGTGCAACCCTGGGAGCACGGCACGGGACCGGTGAGCCCCACTGCGTCCGGCTGCGCAGGAGCCGGCCGTGGCCTttggggaagcagcacaagGCAAAGAGCCGGAGAGAGCCGAGGCGGTTAGTGCCGGGAGAGCCAGAGGCAGCCGGGAGCCCCATGTGGCTCTCACCTCGCCCTCAGCCTTGCTGTTCTCCCTGATGACTTTGATCCAGGCCAGCATGTCTTCCCGATCCTCTGCCTGAAAGAGATATTCACAGAAGTCAGCGGTCGTCAGGCGGAAGACGTGCTTCCTCTTGGTCTCGCTGTAGGAGATGTCCACCAGGCACGCTCGGATGCTGATCGGCGGCTCCTCCTCACCTGGGGCCGGGGCGCAGGTCACCGCCTCCCGCCTGTCCTTGCACAGGTACAGCGAGTGGGTGCGCAGCACGGCGAAGACGCGCTTCCACTGCCGGATGCCTCCACCGACCTTCTGCGGGGAGAAGGGACGGGGCACGGGGCTCAGGGATGCTCATGGACCTCGGGGGTGGTACACGGGGCTCAGGGATGCTCAAGGACCTCAAGGATGAGACACGGGGCTCAGGGATAAGGCACAGTGCTCAGGGATGCTCACAGACctcagggatggggcagggacctcagggatgggacacggggctcagggatggagcagggaCCTCAGGGATGGGACACGGGGCTCAGGGATGGGACACAGACCCCAGGGATGGGACACGGGGCTCAGGGATGCTCGTGGCAGGGAGCATCCGCATCACCAGCCAGGCTTGGGGCTCAGGGATGCTCATGGTGAGGAGTATCCACAGCATCGGGTGGGTTTTGCGGGGGACACCCGCCTACCTTCCCCTTTTTGGTGAGGATCTGCTTGCAGTGGAGCCAGCCCTCCTTCCTCACGGTGCTGAATGGGACGTCCGAGAGGTCGGAGGTTGAGTGTCTTTTAGAACGGGCGTCTTCGGACGTGCCAAGGCTGTCCAGAGACTGCGGGGGGGACCGGAGGGCACCGTTGGGACGATGCCATCAGCACCACCTCGCTGCCAGTGACCCAGCCAGGCAGAGCAACCCCTGGGTGGGGGGCACCCCCAGGATCCCCCAACATCCCACAACGCTCACCCCATCGGTGAAGAAGCTCCTCAGCATGCGGAGGCTGGGGACCCGGCTGGGCATCCTCCTGGGGGGGGACAGCAGCCCCCGTGAGCGGGATGGCGAGGACAGGGGCTGTGCggtggggggactgggagcagggGGGGTCCAGCCCTACCTGAGGATCTTCCCCTCATCCCGAAATGCGTTCAGACCATCATCGCAGGACTTGGAGCGCTCGGTGGTGATGGCCAGGAGGTAGGAGGAGCGGCGCCCGGCCCTGATGCTGCCTGGGGGGGAACACGGGCAAAGCACACGCTGCTCAGctccggggctgggggggctgctcctgcccatcCTCCATCCCCGCAGACCCCCGtcagagcccccccagcactTACTGCAGTCCTGGGAGTAGTGGCGGCTCAGGGCGAAGGCAAAGGTGGGTGAGGGGGGGCTGGTGGCGACAGCGGGGGCCGAGTTCATGGCACTGGAGACCACCGAGGAGGCGGGGACGTGCTTGGCCTTCAGGTCgatgctggggctggtgggttCGTCTGGGGTGGGGTGACAACATTGCAGGAGGGCTTGGGACAGGACGTGGGGACTAAGTCCCTACTAGGACCCCGCCtggtgttttttggtgggtttgcAGGTGTCTGGGATGGGGCACACGCTCCTGTCCCCCCAGAAAAGCCAAAGCATCAGCCCCCCggtcccctccctccccgccaTGGGACTTGCCAACCCCCCCTCCTGGAGCAGCCACCCCCGAGCCCCCCGACTCACCGATGAAGGGGATGGACGCCAGGGAGTCCTCAGGGGCCGCTAACGGAGCCACGTGCCGGCCCGTCCGTTCGGCCACCGGCCTGTCCCCTTTGCCAGCAGCCGGGGGGGGGTCACAAATGTCCGTCTCCTTCACCCCTTCGGGGAAGACAAAGTTCATCTGCCGCAGGGGGGGCGGCATCTTGCGTCCCGTGGGCGGCTTCTGCCGCAAAACCACCTCTTCCCTCCGCTCCCCCGGCTGCTCGGGCGCCCGGCTGCTCTCCGGCCGCTGCTCCCGGGGCGCGCTGGGGACTGGTTGGGGACCGCTGGCTGGTGGCACGGCAGGCACCACCCTCTCTGGCCGCGGCGAGATGCTGAAGGTGGGGAGGCCACCGAAAGCCGGGTCGCGGAAGGACAGGGCGTGCAGCAGCCCGGTGCGGCGCTGGAAGGACGGGCTGTAGCTGCGGTACCCGATGTATCCGGAATCGTCGGCGCTCGGCAGGTTGGGATGCGACGGGTGCTTCTGCACGGGCGCCGGCTCccgcgaggaggaggaggaaggcgcGAAGGAGCCGTGCGGGACGGGGTGGCCGGCGGCGGTGCCGGTGGCCCGGCAGCCCCTCTCGGGAGGCCAGGCAGAGCGGTCCAGGCGAGCGGCGAGCAGGGCGCCGGGCTCCAGAGCCTCCATGGAGCGCCCGCAGCGGCCCAGGTGGTGGTGGGAGCGGGCACGGGGCGCCCAGCCCTCgcgggggggctgcagcagggtgTCGTGCGAGGCGCTGTGCGGCCACCCCCGGGGGGTCGCCCCCGAGCCCCCCAGGCGGTCCTGGGACACGCTGCGGTGCCGGGGGGGCATGGCGTGCCGCCGCTCCTCCGAGGAGCTGCGCCGCGGCTCCTGGCTGCAGAACCAGCGGGACAGAGCCTGCTGGCACTCCTGACGGCCCGGCACCCTGCCCGCCGTGTCCCGGGGGGGGCCCGGCAGCCCCCCCACACCCTCCTTGAAGCCGCAGTGAGTCCGGTGCTCCGGGAGGTGCTTGGGGTAGCAGGCGGGGGGGACCCCGTAGCGGTCGGGCAGCGAGGATGCGACGGAGGACGCAACGTTGCTGGGGCAGCCGGTGCGGGTGAAGGAGCCGGGGGGGCCGTGGGGGGCGgtggggcgcggggggggccccCCGGGTGGCGGCTGCTCGGGGCGGTGTGCGGGGCTGCCCCCCGCGTCGCTGCGGGTGCTGGCGAGCACGGCGGGGCCAAGTGGGGACGAGGGGGCGCGGGGGTCCAGCGGCTGGCCCGGGGGGGGCTCGGCACTCCGTGTCTGGAAGGGGTAGGTCTTGCGCGGGTAGCAGATGGGGGGAGGCTCGGGGATGCTCTGCGCCCCCCCGGAGTACGGCTCGTTGCCCTTCAGGTAGGCATCCTGTGAATACGCCTGTGGGGGGACAGGCGGGTCAGGGTGGGGGGGCTGGAGCCACAAGGCAGGTGCAGGAGGTGCTGCCCATGCCCCCCAGCCTACCAGCAAACCCCGCATCGGGgtgagctgggcagggctgcagcccccaaaCATCCCACTTTCCTACGGGGCACCTGCAGCACTGAGAAAcgctgcccgcccccccgcTTCCCTCGTCTCCTTCCCAAAAtaccccagcacagccccatctCCCTTCTCACTTTTCACTGGTGCCTCTGACTGCGCACCCGGGGGATCCTCAGAACCCGGGACAGGCACAAACGTGTGACCCCCCTTTTGCTGGGGCACTaagacccccccagccccatgggagCGAGTGCCCAGGGTGGGGACCCAGAGCAACTCACCCTCCAGCTGTGCCCAAGGATTCCCCTCCGAAAAACCAGGGGCTACATCCCCCAATCCTTCCAGTCCTAGCCCCTAAAGTTCTGTTTCTGCACCCATTGCTgctccagggatgctgcccTGTCCCTAgatgtccccaagtgtccccagaAATATAGGCGCACTTGGCCACCCCCACCCAAGGCACAGGAGGAGCGTGGGCAGTGGCAGAGCAGCCCCTCAGGTTGGGGGGGGCAGGAACAAAGCAGCCCCCCAGGTTTGGGGGAGCAGGAACGCCAGGACAGCCACACTGGGGGACCCTGGaaccagccctgtccccagcacgcTCACCAGTTGGAGGATGTCCTCGTCCTTGGGCATGATGGCGAGCTCCAGCACATCGtcactgcagggacaggggacagggggtcagtgcctgcctgtccccagcgaGGAGATGaacgtccctgtccccagtgacAGTCACAGCGTGTCACCGCCTGCCCCTGGGCCCCTGCGGCACCGCTGCCCGCGGGCGCCCAAGTGActcacagctcctgccagccctggtgGCACCCAGGGGAAAGTGCCTGCTGTGACATGTCCCCTTCGTGTCCCCTCCCCGTGCTGGAGACTCGCCTGTTCTGGATCAGCGCGATGACCTGCGAGTAGGTTTTCCCGATGATGCTCTCGCCGTTCACCTTGACCAGCCGGTCTCCTATGGAGCGGGGGGAGAAGACAGCGTCGCCGCGGGTGAGTGGGGACGTGGTGGCACTTGGCTGTCCCTGTGGTGGCTTACAGCAGGGTTTGAACACGACCAGGGGCAGAGTCAGGTCCTGTGGGGACCCCAAAGCCAACCCAACCCGTAGGGACCCCAACTGTGCTCTGAGCATCCCAGGGatgagagagcagagagaggggggacaaaaaaaagagagaatgcaagaaaaagagcagaacaAGCAGGAGAGTCCCTGGCAGAGCATCACGTGTGTCGCCAAGCAGCCTGGAGCCCCCTGGCCCCAAgctcccccgtgtccccgctcACCGGTGCGCAGCCCAGCCTGGTGAGCCGGCCCGTCCTCCCGCACGCTCTTCACAAAGATGGTGTCCATGGGCTCCAGACGGCTCCGGGGGGGACCTGCTGCCCAGGGACAGAGGGTCAGGGACGTGGCTGGGCCTGTCCCATGGCAAGAAGCGCGTTTGTCCCCTCGCGGTGCCCTCCtcatgtccccaagccccccgcCTGCACCCAGGACCTGCAGAGCATCAGTCCTGCCCTGGGCAAACCCCCCTCGggtcaccccgtgtcccccccaccgTGGCTGCAGCCACCGTCCTTTGCAAGAACAAATGTCACCGGGTGCCGCAAAAAACCCGAGGGTTGGGGAGTGGTGGATGGATGCCAGAGGGATGGTGACAAACAAGGGACGCTGAACCCCCCGGCGACCTCCTGGAGCGAGGCCAGTtttgcccccccagccccgacGGGCACTGGGTGACAGGTCTGGCCGCTGTCACCTGCATCCAGCCCggcccctggggacagcagccccGGCGCCTCGTCACGCTGCCGGCGTGACAATCCGTCCTGACGCCTTCACATTCGCTCACGTCACCCTCAGCCGCCGGCAgggctgtgtccctgtccccaaacacCCCGCGCGGGGACACCACAGCTTTGGGACAAACCCCCTTGGGCGTGAGGTCCGGCAAACGTCCCAAGGGCTTTGGGGACACCGAGCCCGTCTGCCGTGCCAAGTGCCACCGAGGCACCGCGCTGCTCCACCGCCAGCTGATACTTAAGGCTGCGGTGGCAGCAGAGATGGCGACAATGTCCCCACGACACCCGCTGAGACCTGTGACAGCCCCTGTGCCCGCCGATCGGGCAGTGACGCCCCCTGCGCGGGGGTCCCCGCCGCGGCACAGCGCCGGTGCTCACCTGCTCGGTTCccgttctcctcctcctgctgagaGAAGAGATAAAAACCTACTTAATTTGGTGGCTGAGCCATGGCAGCCGCGACGGGGGGACCAGGAGGGGACCAGGAGGGGACCAGGAGGGGGTCGGGGGTGCCAGCCCCACCGAGGCCCTGGCAGGACCTGcgtgtccctctggcctccgCCACCCCGGCTAAAATTACCTCCTGACACCAGATGTGGCGGGACCCGCCACCCCAGAGGGTTTGTCACCCCACCTGCTGTCCCTGGTGGGGGGACACGAGCTCGGCTCCAGCCAAGGGGTTTCGCCAGCCCCCGGTGGGTTCAGGGCAGCGGGGACACAGCCCCGATGTCCCCACGGTGGGCAGGTCCCTCCAGAGTGCTGGGAAGGGACCCGTCTGCACCCCAGCGTGACAGGGGGACGTTCCCAgcgaggaggaagaggagggggcTGAAGGCTTCTCTGGGGCGGGAAGGAAAAGCCACGTCCCACGGCCTTGGTACATGAGGGGCTGCTGCGGTGTCAcggcaggagcgtggggacaCTGAGGGTCCCTGGGGACATGGACTCCCTCCTAtctcttcccctcctcaccctgtggcacccagagcccttcccagcccgcggggcagcccagggctgggtgcGGCGGTGCCGAAGCGCGGCGCGGTGAGCGCGGTTCTGCCGTCACCCTCCCCGCTGAGTCAACCCCACCGAAACTCAGCCCCCGGACCTGGCTGCCCGCcggcacccacgggtgctgcgCCAGCCgcgccctgccctgccagcctcGGCTCCGCCGGCTGCCGCGAGCGATTCCCAACCCTTTTCTAAGAGCATCTCCAGCTCCCGGCGCTGAGCCGGCTCCTTCCCACGCGGCCCCGGTGCCCACGCCCTGGCGGGACTCAGCCCGGTGCCGCGGGGCAGGATCGGTCCCTCGCTCCTGGGGGGCGGCTGAGGGACTGGGGGGGCCCAGCCTGgggaacaggaggctgaggggagaccagCCCCAGGCACCCCAACATGGCAGGCGAGGGACGGTCCGCTCCATGGCTCCCCAGacgccctgcccgcccccagCATCCCGCACCCACCCATGGCACCTCGGAGCCCTGggggtccccacagcccccccgggTCCCAGCCCTACCTTGGCCGTGGAGTGTATCGCCGACTCGGGGGGGTAGACGATGAAGTGGCGGAGGGTGAAGCCGAACCCCCCGTGCGAGCTCTTCCGCAGCACCAGCGTCTTGGGGCCCACCCAGGGGAAAGTGCCCTCGGGGGGCACGTTGGCGTTTGGGGACACCCCATCTCTCCGGCCCAGCGTTGGCTGTGGGGGACGAGGAGGAAGATGTCACTTCTGGGGTGGGAGGTGTAGACGGTCAGGACCCCCCCACCCGCCCCCTCAAAGCTGAGATCTGCCCAAAAAGCTGCTCCGCTCCTCAGagccccctccctcctcccagctgaAATTCCAGCCCCCTCAGCAGCATCCCCTGAGACTCCTCGCACGGGACCTCTTGGGAGatgaatggaaaggaaataagaaaaagaaaaaaaaaggggagagggaaatgcGCTGTGCCTGGGTGTCTGGGTGGGACCCAGCAGGAGGAGAGATAGGGGAGTTGGGGACAAAAGGTCGGTCCCCTTCCGATTACGATGACGCCACGGTGATAATCTCGGGCAAGCCGGGAAGCGCCGGGATGAGTgatgctgcccagggcagggacctgGCACCGGCCGGGCTCTGGCAGGGGACaatgctgggagcagcagatggggacagagggacaggagggacagagggacatggcTCCATCCTGGTGTCCGCAGGGCGAGCGGGACCGCGGTGgagccggagcagctgccggcaTCTCACGGGGCCGGGAGGGACAGCAGAGTCCTGCCACCTCggcggggtttggggggtttagCACAGCCCCAGCGAGCAATGTGGCTGCACATCTGGATACACATCTGCCTGTGCACATCTGCAGCCCCACGGTCCTGCCCAGTGCCCCGGCAGCACCAAACTCTGCTAAAAACCAGAGAAACGGGCAACttgggagcaggcagggacaggtaGGAAAGAGACCTGCCGGGATCCTGCCCAAGTGGCGTCTCCAGCCGGAGCCGGCCCATCCCGGGGCGAGGGTGTTAAAATTCAGGCGCTGTCTGGGTCGAAGCGCTGGatggggagcggggaggggacaggggacacacaAAGGGACAAGGCACAAAAAGCCTTTGTCTGTGCCTGTGCTGAGCTGGGCCTTTTTGCTGCCGGGGGGGTGAATGTGATggcagttttgggggggggtgccTGTGCCGGCACGTCCCGCATAGGGCCTGGGGGTCCCGTCCTCATGAAAACAGGGGTCCCATTCCCCTGGGAACAGGGTCCCCATGGTGAGGGCGCAGCTCTGGCACCATATCCCTGGCACAGCACCCACCGACCTGCTCCATCACCGCCCGGCCGGGGTAAAAGCACTTCGGGTGCTCACAGACA
This DNA window, taken from Caloenas nicobarica isolate bCalNic1 chromosome 24, bCalNic1.hap1, whole genome shotgun sequence, encodes the following:
- the ARHGAP23 gene encoding rho GTPase-activating protein 23 isoform X1, which gives rise to MNGIAFCLVGIPPSAPAPTLGRRDGVSPNANVPPEGTFPWVGPKTLVLRKSSHGGFGFTLRHFIVYPPESAIHSTAKQEEENGNRAAGPPRSRLEPMDTIFVKSVREDGPAHQAGLRTGDRLVKVNGESIIGKTYSQVIALIQNSDDVLELAIMPKDEDILQLAYSQDAYLKGNEPYSGGAQSIPEPPPICYPRKTYPFQTRSAEPPPGQPLDPRAPSSPLGPAVLASTRSDAGGSPAHRPEQPPPGGPPPRPTAPHGPPGSFTRTGCPSNVASSVASSLPDRYGVPPACYPKHLPEHRTHCGFKEGVGGLPGPPRDTAGRVPGRQECQQALSRWFCSQEPRRSSSEERRHAMPPRHRSVSQDRLGGSGATPRGWPHSASHDTLLQPPREGWAPRARSHHHLGRCGRSMEALEPGALLAARLDRSAWPPERGCRATGTAAGHPVPHGSFAPSSSSSREPAPVQKHPSHPNLPSADDSGYIGYRSYSPSFQRRTGLLHALSFRDPAFGGLPTFSISPRPERVVPAVPPASGPQPVPSAPREQRPESSRAPEQPGERREEVVLRQKPPTGRKMPPPLRQMNFVFPEGVKETDICDPPPAAGKGDRPVAERTGRHVAPLAAPEDSLASIPFIDEPTSPSIDLKAKHVPASSVVSSAMNSAPAVATSPPSPTFAFALSRHYSQDCSSIRAGRRSSYLLAITTERSKSCDDGLNAFRDEGKILRRMPSRVPSLRMLRSFFTDGSLDSLGTSEDARSKRHSTSDLSDVPFSTVRKEGWLHCKQILTKKGKKVGGGIRQWKRVFAVLRTHSLYLCKDRREAVTCAPAPGEEEPPISIRACLVDISYSETKRKHVFRLTTADFCEYLFQAEDREDMLAWIKVIRENSKAEGEDPGFASQALINKKLNDYRKVSPAGTKPDSSPKGSRGLGIRAEFLKQTGTSAPRSPRQDVAVTKDESSSQKAPWGINIMKKNKKSAPRAFGVRLEDCQPALDNKNVPLIVEACCKVVEDRGLEYMGIYRVPGNNAVVSSLQEQLNKGATEINLQDERWQDLNVISSLLKSFFRKLPEPLFTDDKYNDFIEANRIEDASERMRTLRKLIRDLPGHYYETLKFLVGHLKTIADHSEKNKMEPRNLALVFGPTLVRTSEDNMTDMVTHMPDRYKIVETLIQHSDWFFSDKEDKGEKTPVDEKEAQSVPNIEYLLPNIGRTAAPGDAAGLTRSGSAKPKGTWPSRKVPPHRELLAIPFVSAAARKRKKKREAEGVGSSTDDDAERRDTPSREQEDEGTVATPPAPHGTSTQPAAPSPTAVERESSLEPGGAASDPAPDARSIVSGYSTLSTMDRSLCSEGPSVAGSRGDEADDERSELSHMETDTESRQVDGGTGDEDKTPTGRPSFNSHHLIQCDTLARRKMGRPRLAGDTPAPLEGDDPVPPGRPSLREQLRQRLRASADDMGVRLRRARSPESRRKKSSWRRHTVVVAPGGLKDLNFNEWKEPRGREVAPGPCRDKDSGLSSLESPKARPPAPTEAPGTVTPPGTPTTPLRFPQCL
- the ARHGAP23 gene encoding rho GTPase-activating protein 23 isoform X2 → MNGIAFCLVGIPPSAPAPTLGRRDGVSPNANVPPEGTFPWVGPKTLVLRKSSHGGFGFTLRHFIVYPPESAIHSTAKQEEENGNRAGPPRSRLEPMDTIFVKSVREDGPAHQAGLRTGDRLVKVNGESIIGKTYSQVIALIQNSDDVLELAIMPKDEDILQLAYSQDAYLKGNEPYSGGAQSIPEPPPICYPRKTYPFQTRSAEPPPGQPLDPRAPSSPLGPAVLASTRSDAGGSPAHRPEQPPPGGPPPRPTAPHGPPGSFTRTGCPSNVASSVASSLPDRYGVPPACYPKHLPEHRTHCGFKEGVGGLPGPPRDTAGRVPGRQECQQALSRWFCSQEPRRSSSEERRHAMPPRHRSVSQDRLGGSGATPRGWPHSASHDTLLQPPREGWAPRARSHHHLGRCGRSMEALEPGALLAARLDRSAWPPERGCRATGTAAGHPVPHGSFAPSSSSSREPAPVQKHPSHPNLPSADDSGYIGYRSYSPSFQRRTGLLHALSFRDPAFGGLPTFSISPRPERVVPAVPPASGPQPVPSAPREQRPESSRAPEQPGERREEVVLRQKPPTGRKMPPPLRQMNFVFPEGVKETDICDPPPAAGKGDRPVAERTGRHVAPLAAPEDSLASIPFIDEPTSPSIDLKAKHVPASSVVSSAMNSAPAVATSPPSPTFAFALSRHYSQDCSSIRAGRRSSYLLAITTERSKSCDDGLNAFRDEGKILRRMPSRVPSLRMLRSFFTDGSLDSLGTSEDARSKRHSTSDLSDVPFSTVRKEGWLHCKQILTKKGKKVGGGIRQWKRVFAVLRTHSLYLCKDRREAVTCAPAPGEEEPPISIRACLVDISYSETKRKHVFRLTTADFCEYLFQAEDREDMLAWIKVIRENSKAEGEDPGFASQALINKKLNDYRKVSPAGTKPDSSPKGSRGLGIRAEFLKQTGTSAPRSPRQDVAVTKDESSSQKAPWGINIMKKNKKSAPRAFGVRLEDCQPALDNKNVPLIVEACCKVVEDRGLEYMGIYRVPGNNAVVSSLQEQLNKGATEINLQDERWQDLNVISSLLKSFFRKLPEPLFTDDKYNDFIEANRIEDASERMRTLRKLIRDLPGHYYETLKFLVGHLKTIADHSEKNKMEPRNLALVFGPTLVRTSEDNMTDMVTHMPDRYKIVETLIQHSDWFFSDKEDKGEKTPVDEKEAQSVPNIEYLLPNIGRTAAPGDAAGLTRSGSAKPKGTWPSRKVPPHRELLAIPFVSAAARKRKKKREAEGVGSSTDDDAERRDTPSREQEDEGTVATPPAPHGTSTQPAAPSPTAVERESSLEPGGAASDPAPDARSIVSGYSTLSTMDRSLCSEGPSVAGSRGDEADDERSELSHMETDTESRQVDGGTGDEDKTPTGRPSFNSHHLIQCDTLARRKMGRPRLAGDTPAPLEGDDPVPPGRPSLREQLRQRLRASADDMGVRLRRARSPESRRKKSSWRRHTVVVAPGGLKDLNFNEWKEPRGREVAPGPCRDKDSGLSSLESPKARPPAPTEAPGTVTPPGTPTTPLRFPQCL